The sequence below is a genomic window from Polaribacter vadi.
TAATGTTTCATCTACTCCTGCGATTGCCTGACTTCCACCAACTAAAACTTTAACAGGATTTGGTAAAGTCCTCGAATCAAAAAGTAACGAATCATTCATATATGACATTGTTTCGTGTATGAGTACCTCTTGTCCAACTTTTGCCGACTCTCCGTTTCCTTCTTTCAGAATTTTATATTCGAGTCCCGTTGATGTTTTGGTAAAGCTTTCATCTTTGGCTTTTTTGTTTGAGTTACAATTTAAAGCAATCACACTTAAAAAAAGTAATATCAAAAAGTTTGAATTCATATTAGGATGTATATTCATCGATTGTCATTTTTTTAGGTTGCACATTATGTCTAATTATTATCCGTGAGCTGGACTTTTCATTTTTTTTACTAAACTCCCTGGTTGTATTCATCATTATAAATATCTCGAGGAGCTTATAGGAATCGTATAAGTTATCTGTTTTACTCTATTTTTTTATGTATCAGCTTAAATCGTTCTTGTCGTGGAGTGCCTATGCCTGTCCAAATGGTTGTATTGCCATCGAAAGCTATTTTCCACTCACTATCATCACCTTCTAATTTGCTGTCTAAAAATAAAATTAACTTTTCTGGATCTAATTCCCAGTTTCCATCATTATATCCATGGGGATCACCATCGCTTTCAAATGAGCCATTTCTGTTAAATTTGATCCACCTATTATTTTTTGGGTTCATTTTATTGGTTATATCCTTTTCACCATCATAAACCTTGGTCATTGTCCATTTGCCTATCAGTTGCTTCTTTGGAGCTTGATTGTTTGCACATGAAAATAATCCTGTTATCAAAATTACAAAAGAAATAATTCTATTTTTAGTCATATAATTATTGTATTAAAATGTGAGTAATTATTATTGTCAGTTTCCATCGGAATTTATTTTAAACTATTGTGGAACTGGGGTTGTATTTTCTTCTGCCACTTTCAAAAACTTATAACCTTTCTCTTTTTTGCATAAGTTTTGAGAAAAAAGTAACACTATTGTTCAATTCTTTTTTCATTTTTTAATTAAAATATTGACTATTTTTTGTGCTAATTGCATTTCTTGAGTTTTGTTTCCTATATTACTTAAGAAACTTATTACGTATTTACCGTTATTGATATTAATTAGCATGGCTTTATACCCTTCTGTACTACCACCATGAATAATGTAGGGTTGCGAAATTTCTAAATTGCCCATTTCACTTTTGTTTTCTCCATCAAAGACTACCCATCCGTAGCCATAACTATATTTTTTATTTATTTCTTTTTGTTGATTTTGCTTCATTAGGTTTAGGGATTCTTTTGTTAGCCAACCGGGGTTATCCATTACTTGTCCCCATCTGTTTAGGTCTGAGGCAGTAGAAAATATCCGTCTACCAAGACTTAAGTCCATGAATAGATTTTGATGCCATTTCCCAGTTTCTTCTTGGTAGTTGTAAGCTTTAGCTATTTGTGAAATAACGACTTCATTTTTGCTTTCAGAAATTGTGTTCTTTAATCCCAAGGGAAGTGTTAATTTTTCCTGCAATATTTTACCAAAAGGCTTTTTGTAAGTTTGCTCTAATATGATGGATATTAAATGATAGGCAAAATTACTGTAATAAAACTGATGGTCAGGCTTGCTTACGGGTTTAATTTTACTGATGAAATTGATATATGATTCATTGGTAAACCGTAAGCGCTTAAAGGTTAAAAAATTGTTTTTCCGTAGTTTTTTATCTATATTATTATAATTGGGTAAACCTGAACTATGGCTCAGCATATGATGTAGTGTGATTTCAGAATGAAAACTTCCTTCGTAAGAAAAGCCTGAAAGTAAATCTACCAATTTATCGTCCAATCTCAACTTTCCTTCTTCTACAGCTTTTAGAACAAGAGCGGCTATCATAGATTTATTTACAGAAGCGATATCGAACTTTACATCTTTTTTAATGAGAATATTCCAACTCCTATCTGCTACACCCAAGTAGTTCTCATAAAGCGTCTTACCTTTTTGAGTAATTACTACTCCTCCATGAAATAGATTCTGTAAATAATGTGCTTTGAAAAGAGAGTCTATTTTTGGATTGTTATTTTGTGTCGTAATAAGAGATGCCTTGCCTTTTTTTTGCTGGCATCCGATAATTGAAATGAATTGAATTACCAAAAATATACTAATTAATATTTTCTTCATTGGTTTTGTTTACTGCTACAAAAATAGAACTCTAAAATATTATTTATTGAAGAAAAGAAAGGTTTAGGGATGAAATTTTCTGATTAGGGATGAAGTACTAGTTAACGGAGGAACTGTTGTTGAAATTTTTTTGAGACTGGGATGTTTTCTCCGTTAATCTCTAAACACACTTTGCTTTTGAATTGTTTTATTGATTGAATGTTGTTCTTATTCACCAAATAACTTCTGTGTGTTCTTTCAATTTCAGTATTAGATTTTAGTTCTTGCTCTAAGACTTTTAGCGGCTTTCGGATGAGATGTGTTTTGCTATTATTTTTTGAGGTATATGAAATAGTGATATAGTTTTCAGAAGACTTAGCAAACAGGAAATCTTGAATCTTAACTTTTAATTGATCTTTACCATTTACAGATTGAAAGGATAAGTAGCTTCCTTCTACGCTTTTTAGTTTTGTTTTGAGGATTAAGTAAAAAGACAAAGGCAACAGCATCATAAGGGGAAACTCTTTAATTATGAGCGAGTATGCTTCAATATTCCATTCCTGCCAATTCCAAAAAAAATTAAACAGTATAAAAATGAATTGAATTCCGAGAATTAGTAAACCTAAATACCATAAAAAAGTATGAATATAACGATTAGTAGTCCACTTGGGTTTAAGCCAAGTTTCGAAAATAGTAAGGTATACAAAAGTTAAAACACCAAAACTCATACTTCTATAAAAGTGAGAATGTCCTGAATAAGATACTCCTTTTTGGATACCATATGCGTCTAAAAAGTATAGGAAATAGAATACAGAAATACCTGAAATAAGACCAAGAAATACTGAAAAGTGCTTGGAAATTCGATTTTTTTTAATAAAGAAATTTCTTATTTGTTGAAATTCTATAATCATTCTGTTAAAACTGTTTTTGATTAGTAAATACTCTGCAATATTTTTTATTGTAACTTTTATAAGCAGTTGTTTTAAATTTTCAAATTCTAATTCGAGAATTTACTAAATTTAAAATAAAAATAGTTTCAGATTTCGGTAATAAATTTCATCATTTTTAATTCTACCAATCTATTATTTTAAGATTTGTTGCTTTAAGCCTTTAATAGCTATGTTTTATATGCGTTGTTCCCCACAGATTTTATTCCGCATTTTGATAGGCTTCCTTTAACCATTTTTTTAGTTCGCTATCAATTTCGCTGACATTCGATAACTTAACTCTGTGTGTACACATTGTTCCAAATGGTCCCGAATTTTCAAGTCTGTCTGTTGTCGGTTTGTCCTTAAATTTTAATCCTAAATCAATTCTTGTTTTTGTTGCAGGTTTTATTAATGCAAACTGCTTTTTTCTGATTATGCTAACGCTTGTCTTTTTTGGCGTGATTGTTACATCTTTGCCAAACTCTTTGACCAAAGTTAAAAGACTTTGGTAAATCGGAAGTAAATTTTCTTTTCCCTCGTATTGATTTTGAACAAGGTCGGTTGGCGTTTTATTTTCTTCTTTTGATAATGCCACAATTGTGTTGGCAAATCCGTGCGTAACATTGTGTTCTTTTTTTAGAAAATTTACAGCTTCTGAATGCTTTGGAAAAGATTTAGTTTTCAAAACTTTTTTCCATTCGCTCAAAGACTTGCCTGTTTTTTCAGGCATATTGTCAATCATTGTTTGTAGTGCATTGTCCATATTATTCCTTTTTTGAATTAGCGTCTGTTTCTAAATACAAAATTAAGTTCATTAATAACTTTTCGTTAGCAGGTATGAAATATTCCATTAGCGAAAGATATTTAGGGTTGTGCTTATATCCAATTCCGTATGATTTTACACTGGTCTTTCCTTTTTCGGTTTCGTCAAAGTAGATTACATTATAAAAGTCTTTTTCCTCTTTTTTCATGAATTCAGGAAAATTGTCAGTTATCTCTGCTTGAAGTGTAATCAACTTCTTGGGAACGTAATTAATAATATGTGTTACGATTGTTGTGCTATCACCAATTATTCCTGTTTTGTTGTAATTGGTTTTTATAAAACCACCAACTTTTAAATCAATTTCTGCGAGAGGAACTGCCCAACTTTCCCAACCTTTTTTCGTTGTGTAAGCATTCCAAACAGAATCGATTGGTGAATTGACTGTAAATTCTTGAATTAAAACTAACTCTGGTGTTTTGGTTGAATCAATTGTTGATACCACTCTTTTTTCTTGTCCGAATGCGAAGGATGTCAAAAAGATTACAAAAAGGATAATCAGTATGTTTTTCATATCGGTTTTCTTTGGTTGTTACGATTTTTTACAAATTGAGGGTAACTTTTAATATACTAATCAATTTTTATTTATTCTCTAGAATCAAACGGATAAAAGAACCTTCTATAATGCTGTACAATTTATAAAAAAAGGAGGTATTGTTTATCATTACTACTTAATTTTAACTATTTGAGATTGATTTACATAAAACATGATTCTAATTTTTAACCCTTCATTTTTTGACAAGCTTATCATGCTTTTAGTGCTTTTGTTTTTCCATCCCAAAAAAAAATCAATGCATCATGATTGTTTAAGGGAGGGTTGCGTGTTTGTGTGCGAAGTTTTCCGAAGGAAAATCAGAAGCTAACAAACGACCAAACGATCTAACTAAAATAAGCAATCTTTTTACACGTCTTAAGTTTGTTTTTTATTTATCAGCTTTTTCATAAACAGTTCATATTAAATTTTAATAAAAATAGTTGTATTTTATGTTAGAAATAGTTAATATTGTGTTAGAAATAAATAACATGATTATGAAAGCAAAAAATTTGGCCCTAGTAAAGTTTACTGTTGCAGCCTTTATTTTAGGTTTAATGGGCTTTTGGATATTCAAGACAACTCGACCACTTAATGAATTGGCTTACGGAACCATTGGAGTCATGTTGATAATAGTCGGATTTGTAATATATTCTGGCATTCAAGCGCTTAAAGCTGCTAAATCGGGACTAAATGCTGAAGATGAACTCTCTAAGAAGATTACTCAAAAGGCTGCTTCTATGGCTTTTAGTATTTCGATTTATATGTGGCTAATTGGTATGTTTGCACTCGATGTATTTTCTGTCGATTCAGTAAATAAAGCCAAATTGGTCATAGCGATTGGCATGATGGGTATGACCCTCATTTTTATTTTTATTCGCTTGTACCTTTCAAAAGTAGGGATAGATGACGACAATGATTAAGGAACTTCGTGCCAAGGAGAATTTGACGCAAATTGAACTCGCTCAAAAAGTTGGAGTACGCCGAGAAACTATTGTTTTTCTCGAGAAGGGAAAATATAATCCTTCCCTTAAATTGGCACATGATATATCAAAGGTATTCAAAATGAGAATTGAAGAGGTTTTTATTTTGGAATAATTAGAAAACAAAACCGAAGATCTCTAATTGCGTATTGCTCGTAATAAAATAAGCAATTCTTATTTATCCCCTAGAATCAAATGGATAAAATAACCTTCTATAATGCTGTACAATTTATAAAAATGAGGTACTATTTATCATTACTACTTCATTTTAACTCTTTAAGATT
It includes:
- a CDS encoding helix-turn-helix transcriptional regulator, whose protein sequence is MIKELRAKENLTQIELAQKVGVRRETIVFLEKGKYNPSLKLAHDISKVFKMRIEEVFILE
- a CDS encoding serine hydrolase domain-containing protein yields the protein MKKILISIFLVIQFISIIGCQQKKGKASLITTQNNNPKIDSLFKAHYLQNLFHGGVVITQKGKTLYENYLGVADRSWNILIKKDVKFDIASVNKSMIAALVLKAVEEGKLRLDDKLVDLLSGFSYEGSFHSEITLHHMLSHSSGLPNYNNIDKKLRKNNFLTFKRLRFTNESYINFISKIKPVSKPDHQFYYSNFAYHLISIILEQTYKKPFGKILQEKLTLPLGLKNTISESKNEVVISQIAKAYNYQEETGKWHQNLFMDLSLGRRIFSTASDLNRWGQVMDNPGWLTKESLNLMKQNQQKEINKKYSYGYGWVVFDGENKSEMGNLEISQPYIIHGGSTEGYKAMLININNGKYVISFLSNIGNKTQEMQLAQKIVNILIKK
- a CDS encoding LytR/AlgR family response regulator transcription factor, which encodes MIIEFQQIRNFFIKKNRISKHFSVFLGLISGISVFYFLYFLDAYGIQKGVSYSGHSHFYRSMSFGVLTFVYLTIFETWLKPKWTTNRYIHTFLWYLGLLILGIQFIFILFNFFWNWQEWNIEAYSLIIKEFPLMMLLPLSFYLILKTKLKSVEGSYLSFQSVNGKDQLKVKIQDFLFAKSSENYITISYTSKNNSKTHLIRKPLKVLEQELKSNTEIERTHRSYLVNKNNIQSIKQFKSKVCLEINGENIPVSKKFQQQFLR
- a CDS encoding DUF4287 domain-containing protein codes for the protein MDNALQTMIDNMPEKTGKSLSEWKKVLKTKSFPKHSEAVNFLKKEHNVTHGFANTIVALSKEENKTPTDLVQNQYEGKENLLPIYQSLLTLVKEFGKDVTITPKKTSVSIIRKKQFALIKPATKTRIDLGLKFKDKPTTDRLENSGPFGTMCTHRVKLSNVSEIDSELKKWLKEAYQNAE
- a CDS encoding DUF5004 domain-containing protein, with amino-acid sequence MTKNRIISFVILITGLFSCANNQAPKKQLIGKWTMTKVYDGEKDITNKMNPKNNRWIKFNRNGSFESDGDPHGYNDGNWELDPEKLILFLDSKLEGDDSEWKIAFDGNTTIWTGIGTPRQERFKLIHKKIE
- a CDS encoding SRPBCC family protein gives rise to the protein MKNILIILFVIFLTSFAFGQEKRVVSTIDSTKTPELVLIQEFTVNSPIDSVWNAYTTKKGWESWAVPLAEIDLKVGGFIKTNYNKTGIIGDSTTIVTHIINYVPKKLITLQAEITDNFPEFMKKEEKDFYNVIYFDETEKGKTSVKSYGIGYKHNPKYLSLMEYFIPANEKLLMNLILYLETDANSKKE